The proteins below are encoded in one region of Micromonospora pisi:
- a CDS encoding non-ribosomal peptide synthetase/MFS transporter has product MGAVPAVDLSDVSRPVEPRRDSANGWAGHLDVLDAIGSRADRTPTALALVDTTGELTYAELLAEVDGLAGVLAAAGVGVGDLVGLCLPRGRDAVVAMLAVLRAGAGYVPFDPGYPAARLAFMTEQVRPRLVLVPADVDPPVLPAGTTLLPIGAPTGSVAAPTARAAAEDPAYVIFTSGSTGQPKGVVLPRRALDHFCAAAVERYALTPGDRVLQFASISFDASVEEIFPPLVAGAAVVIRDEDMISRPDLFLDRCAALGVTVLDLPTAYWHELVDAIDRGEAVLPTAVRLVIIGGEAARPSAVQRWRDRVDPAVRLLNTYGPTETTVVATAADLTTYSGDGPVPIGHPLTGVTIRVLDPDGVPVPVGEAGELSVGGAGVATGYLRRPELTEERFVPGPDGTPEYRTGDRVRQLADGQLEYLGRLDHQVKIRGFRVELGEIESALRDLPGITDAVVLVDERTGSPRLVGHLTVDDGTLDVVSVRRQLAETLPGYLVPGAFVGHARFPLTLQGKVDRVALAGVDAPTPSAGPTPAEPSGDPVVARISGLWADLLGVPEVTTSEDFFALGADSLDAVRLISALRREYGVELTLGRLYAAPTLAELADLVRAAAPERTTAAEGTATTATGAPSAPTVGVPVVGDPAGLALTPLQRDFWIAEQVCADLPAHTLGIRYRMAGGVRAEILADCLTELVRRHPLLRARFPLDGDEPRMVVAPFGTVELTEVDLRDLPPRQREPRAEEVRRQAVREPIDLADGPLARALLLRTGADDDELLLVVHHLAFDGWSVGLFGDELAGLYRDLSAGREPVRVRSHPLPDLAARRRAYADDTSLTDYWRDRFADADLDLELPADRPRPPVRSFAAGRVCRPLDPELVERLRGYGRAQRASLFMVVLAGLQSVLSRYTGRTDVTVLAPVAGRTAPELESLVGPVLNILPIRGDVGGEPSFAELVRRVRESVVRDLDHQELSLPDIIAATRRPATGNRNRLSGVMLTVHNTPAPGTDTVRYAGEVAPAATMVDLAVGLDFPVDGPVLSVDYATELFDAERVEALLDHLLTLLAAGAGAPSTPVTRLALLTPAERHRILHDWNDHTMEVPEADGVHQLFERCAAATPDAPALTHGATTVSYRELNGRANQLARLLRERGVRPGTRVAICLDRGIELFVAMWAVLKAGGAYVPLDPAYPPDRLRYMLTDSRSLALVTRLDLAGAPAAPDGVAVLALDRDAAEVDSAADDDLPVVTSPEDPAYVIYTSGSTGRAKGVVVNHGNLVHAAVMWQRAYRLDPGWTYQQAASFSFDMFVGETLRALCTGGRLVVVPREVLLDPADLYALMRDEQVNCTELVPAVLRTLLAHVDAAGERLDFVRLLIGGGEKWHVREYQQARRLVGAGNRVVNAYGVTEVTVDNVYFDGAVDTLPLDAPLPIGQPFPNNRVYVLDGYGEPVPAGVVGELYLGGVGVAPGYHDRPELTAERFVPDPFVASSTAPDQDRNAGPEQDRNAGPARMYRTGDAARFHRDGNVDFLGRLDDQVKINGYRVELGEVEAAIGALPGVLACAAAVHPLPSGIAQLVGYLVAQPGVEVTEAEVREALAATLPVHMVPARVVPLPKLPLTPNGKLDRRALPAPPETGAAPGGTAPRTGTERRLAAVWAETLGIAEIGIDDSFFSLGGDSFSALRLVRRIEPAPTLIELYQHPTVRTLAALLDQRSAGPDRQPDRLLHRLTPADADPATGGVTVVAVPYSGGSAIAYQPLASALPANWALYALELPGHDQARPDDPLLPGTEVAARVLPELQRISGPVLLYGHCLGVAVTVELARRAEEAGVELIGVGLGAGFPTARLPGRFFDWFYRLVPTDRFTSDREYLAYLRGRGGFTDLDRPEDEAFVLRNVRHDARDAEEYFTADYRGDEPTKLSAPVLSVVGARDRVTEHYQERHREWEHFAAEVDLAVLPKAGHFFVRSHAEPLAGVLVERARGWLDRSAREPAAAPVDGGEAVAVPGSTVGAAEPAAAAGPVVGGADARRQPAPSLSRFALVAFGQFISMIGSGLSTLVLSIWVYQQTGAITDFAVVSAVGMLPGILVGPIAGAVADRWDRRRVMLASDAAAACAMGALGLLVFGGGLELWQVYLAVSVTSVAGAFQRPAYLAAVAQLVPKRYLGHANGVSQLGVNFGLVFAPMLGAGLIGLIGIDGVILLDVATFGVGVTTLLLVRFPDLMFRRREETFRTEVANGWRYIARRPGLRAALRFFVIDHAFYTLGFAVITPMLLIEQSPIALGVALSAGGLGGLCGSLLMGLWGGTARRANGMIIFMGLASLAMAVVGIGASPVFAAVGMFLLTFGESVTEGHWIALIQSKVGFELQGRVLSIFITVMMLTMPLGYLVVGPLADRYVQPLLEPGGALADTVGRVIGTGPGRGLALLVVVSGLLQLAWAVRGWFNRPLRLIEDHLPDAVPPAEIGDRDTLQREADELLLAART; this is encoded by the coding sequence GTGGGTGCCGTACCTGCCGTCGACCTGTCCGACGTCAGCCGACCCGTCGAGCCGCGGCGGGACTCCGCGAACGGCTGGGCCGGTCACCTCGACGTACTCGACGCGATCGGGTCGCGGGCGGACCGGACCCCGACGGCGCTCGCCCTGGTCGACACGACCGGCGAACTGACGTACGCGGAGCTGCTCGCCGAGGTGGACGGTCTGGCGGGTGTCCTCGCCGCCGCCGGGGTCGGCGTCGGTGACCTGGTGGGACTCTGCCTGCCCCGGGGCCGGGACGCGGTGGTGGCGATGCTCGCGGTGCTGCGGGCCGGCGCGGGCTACGTGCCGTTCGACCCCGGCTATCCGGCGGCCCGGCTGGCCTTCATGACCGAGCAGGTACGGCCCCGCCTGGTGCTCGTGCCCGCCGACGTCGATCCGCCGGTGCTGCCGGCCGGAACCACGCTGCTGCCGATCGGCGCCCCGACCGGGTCCGTCGCCGCGCCGACCGCGCGGGCGGCGGCCGAGGACCCGGCGTACGTCATCTTCACCTCCGGCTCCACCGGCCAGCCCAAGGGAGTGGTGCTGCCCCGCCGCGCGTTGGACCACTTCTGCGCGGCGGCCGTCGAACGGTACGCGCTCACCCCGGGCGACCGGGTGCTCCAGTTCGCCTCGATCAGCTTCGACGCGAGCGTCGAGGAGATCTTCCCGCCGCTGGTCGCCGGTGCCGCCGTGGTGATCCGTGACGAGGACATGATCAGCCGGCCCGACCTCTTCCTGGACCGCTGCGCCGCGCTCGGCGTCACCGTGCTGGACCTGCCCACGGCGTACTGGCACGAGCTGGTCGACGCGATCGACCGGGGAGAGGCCGTACTGCCGACGGCGGTGCGACTCGTGATCATCGGCGGGGAGGCGGCGCGGCCGTCCGCCGTGCAACGCTGGCGGGACCGGGTCGACCCGGCGGTACGGCTGCTCAACACGTACGGTCCGACCGAGACGACGGTGGTCGCGACCGCCGCCGACCTGACCACATACAGTGGCGACGGTCCGGTGCCGATCGGGCACCCGCTGACGGGTGTCACGATCCGGGTGCTCGACCCGGACGGTGTCCCGGTGCCGGTCGGCGAGGCCGGCGAGCTCTCCGTCGGCGGTGCCGGTGTCGCCACCGGCTACCTGCGTCGTCCGGAGTTGACCGAGGAACGTTTCGTTCCCGGCCCGGACGGCACACCGGAGTACCGGACCGGTGACCGGGTCCGGCAGCTCGCCGACGGTCAACTGGAGTACCTGGGTCGGCTCGACCACCAGGTGAAGATCCGCGGGTTCCGGGTCGAGCTGGGGGAGATCGAGTCCGCGCTGCGCGACCTGCCCGGGATCACCGACGCCGTGGTCCTGGTCGACGAACGGACCGGTTCGCCGAGACTGGTCGGCCACCTCACGGTCGACGACGGCACGCTCGACGTGGTCTCGGTACGCCGACAGCTCGCCGAGACCCTTCCCGGTTACCTCGTACCGGGCGCGTTCGTCGGCCACGCCCGCTTCCCGCTCACCCTCCAGGGCAAGGTGGACCGGGTCGCACTGGCCGGGGTGGACGCTCCCACGCCGTCGGCCGGTCCGACCCCGGCCGAACCGTCCGGCGATCCCGTCGTGGCACGGATCAGCGGGCTCTGGGCCGACCTGCTCGGCGTCCCCGAGGTCACCACGTCCGAGGACTTCTTCGCCCTCGGCGCCGACTCCCTCGACGCGGTCCGGCTGATCAGCGCGCTCCGCCGCGAGTACGGCGTGGAGCTCACCCTCGGCCGGCTCTACGCGGCACCGACCCTGGCCGAGCTCGCCGACCTGGTCCGGGCGGCCGCCCCGGAGCGGACCACGGCGGCCGAAGGTACGGCGACGACCGCGACCGGCGCCCCGTCGGCACCCACGGTGGGTGTCCCGGTGGTGGGCGACCCGGCCGGACTGGCGCTCACCCCGCTGCAACGCGACTTCTGGATCGCCGAGCAGGTCTGCGCCGACCTGCCGGCGCACACGCTCGGCATCCGCTACCGGATGGCGGGCGGCGTCCGGGCCGAGATCCTGGCCGACTGCCTGACCGAACTGGTTCGTCGGCACCCCCTACTCCGGGCCCGGTTCCCGCTCGACGGGGACGAACCCCGGATGGTGGTGGCGCCGTTCGGCACGGTCGAGCTGACCGAGGTCGACCTGCGCGACCTGCCGCCCCGGCAGCGGGAACCCCGGGCCGAGGAGGTACGCCGGCAGGCCGTACGGGAACCGATCGACCTGGCCGACGGGCCGCTGGCGCGGGCGCTGCTGCTGCGTACCGGCGCGGACGACGACGAGCTGCTGCTCGTGGTGCACCACCTGGCCTTCGACGGCTGGTCGGTCGGGTTGTTCGGTGACGAACTCGCCGGGCTCTACCGGGACCTGTCGGCAGGTCGGGAGCCGGTACGGGTGCGGTCGCACCCACTGCCGGACCTCGCCGCCCGGCGCCGGGCGTACGCCGACGACACCTCGCTCACCGACTACTGGCGCGACCGGTTCGCCGACGCCGACCTGGACCTGGAACTGCCCGCCGACCGTCCCCGCCCGCCGGTACGCTCGTTCGCCGCCGGCCGGGTCTGCCGGCCGCTCGACCCGGAGCTGGTCGAACGGCTGCGCGGGTACGGACGGGCACAGCGGGCGAGCCTCTTCATGGTGGTGCTCGCCGGGCTCCAGTCGGTGCTGTCGCGCTACACCGGCCGGACCGACGTGACCGTGCTGGCGCCGGTCGCCGGGCGGACCGCGCCGGAGCTGGAGTCACTGGTCGGCCCGGTGCTCAACATCCTGCCGATCCGGGGCGACGTCGGCGGCGAGCCGAGCTTCGCCGAGTTGGTCCGCCGGGTCCGGGAGTCGGTGGTACGCGACCTGGACCACCAGGAACTGTCGTTGCCGGACATCATCGCGGCGACCCGGCGACCGGCGACCGGCAACCGCAACCGGCTCAGCGGGGTCATGCTCACAGTGCACAACACGCCCGCGCCCGGCACCGACACGGTGCGGTACGCCGGCGAGGTGGCCCCGGCGGCGACCATGGTGGACCTCGCGGTCGGGTTGGACTTCCCGGTCGACGGTCCGGTGCTGAGCGTCGACTACGCCACCGAACTCTTCGACGCCGAGCGGGTCGAGGCACTGCTGGACCATCTGTTGACACTGCTGGCGGCCGGAGCTGGGGCACCGTCCACCCCGGTCACCCGGCTGGCGCTGCTGACGCCGGCCGAGCGGCACCGGATCCTGCACGACTGGAACGACCACACGATGGAGGTGCCCGAGGCCGACGGCGTACACCAGCTCTTCGAGCGGTGCGCGGCGGCGACCCCGGACGCGCCGGCACTCACCCACGGTGCCACCACCGTCAGCTACCGGGAGCTCAACGGGCGGGCCAACCAGCTCGCGCGGCTGCTGCGCGAGCGCGGCGTACGGCCCGGCACCCGGGTGGCGATCTGCCTCGACCGGGGGATCGAACTCTTCGTGGCGATGTGGGCCGTACTCAAGGCCGGCGGTGCGTACGTGCCGCTCGACCCGGCCTACCCGCCGGACCGGCTGCGTTACATGCTGACCGACAGCCGGTCACTGGCCCTGGTGACCCGGCTCGACCTGGCCGGCGCCCCGGCGGCGCCGGACGGCGTGGCGGTGCTGGCGCTGGACCGCGACGCGGCCGAGGTCGACAGCGCCGCCGACGACGACCTGCCGGTGGTGACCTCGCCCGAGGACCCGGCGTACGTGATCTACACCTCCGGCTCCACCGGGCGGGCCAAGGGCGTGGTGGTCAACCACGGCAACCTGGTGCACGCGGCGGTGATGTGGCAGCGCGCGTACCGGCTCGATCCGGGGTGGACCTACCAGCAGGCGGCCAGCTTCTCGTTCGACATGTTCGTCGGGGAGACGCTGCGTGCGCTCTGCACCGGCGGCCGGCTGGTGGTGGTGCCCCGGGAGGTCCTGCTCGATCCGGCCGACCTGTACGCCCTGATGCGCGACGAACAGGTCAACTGCACCGAACTCGTGCCGGCGGTGCTGCGTACCCTGCTCGCCCACGTGGACGCGGCGGGGGAGCGGCTGGACTTCGTCCGGTTGCTGATCGGCGGCGGCGAGAAGTGGCATGTCCGGGAGTACCAGCAGGCCCGGCGTCTGGTCGGGGCCGGCAACCGGGTGGTGAACGCGTACGGCGTCACCGAGGTCACCGTCGACAACGTCTACTTCGACGGTGCCGTCGACACGCTGCCGCTGGACGCGCCGCTGCCGATCGGGCAGCCCTTCCCGAACAACCGGGTGTACGTGCTCGACGGGTACGGCGAGCCGGTGCCCGCGGGTGTGGTCGGCGAGCTGTACCTCGGTGGTGTCGGGGTCGCGCCCGGCTACCACGACCGGCCGGAGCTGACCGCCGAGCGGTTCGTCCCCGACCCGTTCGTGGCCTCCTCCACCGCCCCCGACCAGGACCGGAACGCGGGCCCGGAGCAGGACCGGAACGCGGGCCCGGCCCGGATGTACCGGACCGGGGACGCGGCCCGGTTCCACCGCGACGGCAACGTGGACTTCCTCGGCCGGCTGGACGACCAGGTGAAGATCAATGGTTACCGGGTGGAACTGGGCGAGGTCGAGGCCGCCATCGGGGCCCTGCCCGGCGTGCTCGCCTGCGCCGCGGCCGTACACCCGCTGCCCTCCGGCATCGCCCAGTTGGTCGGATACCTGGTGGCCCAGCCCGGCGTCGAGGTCACCGAGGCGGAGGTACGGGAGGCGCTCGCCGCCACCCTGCCGGTGCACATGGTGCCGGCTCGGGTGGTTCCGCTGCCGAAACTGCCGCTCACCCCGAACGGCAAGCTCGACCGGCGCGCTCTGCCCGCACCACCGGAGACGGGCGCCGCACCCGGCGGAACGGCCCCGCGTACGGGCACCGAGCGGCGACTGGCGGCGGTCTGGGCCGAGACGCTCGGGATCGCCGAGATCGGCATCGACGACAGCTTCTTCTCCCTCGGCGGCGACTCGTTCAGCGCACTGCGGCTGGTCCGGCGGATCGAACCGGCGCCGACCCTGATCGAGCTGTACCAGCACCCGACCGTGCGTACCCTCGCCGCTCTGCTCGACCAGCGCTCGGCCGGGCCGGACCGGCAGCCGGACCGGCTGCTGCACCGGCTGACCCCGGCCGACGCCGACCCGGCCACCGGTGGCGTCACCGTGGTCGCCGTCCCCTACTCCGGTGGCAGCGCCATCGCATACCAGCCCCTCGCGTCGGCGCTGCCCGCCAACTGGGCGCTCTACGCACTCGAACTGCCCGGTCACGACCAGGCCCGGCCGGACGACCCGCTGCTGCCCGGTACCGAGGTGGCGGCCCGGGTACTGCCCGAACTCCAGCGGATCAGCGGACCGGTTCTGCTCTACGGGCACTGCCTCGGGGTAGCGGTCACCGTGGAACTCGCCCGGCGGGCCGAGGAGGCCGGGGTCGAGCTGATCGGGGTGGGGCTCGGCGCCGGCTTCCCCACCGCCCGGTTGCCCGGCCGGTTCTTCGACTGGTTCTACCGGTTGGTGCCGACCGACCGGTTCACCTCCGACCGGGAGTACCTCGCCTACCTCCGTGGCCGGGGCGGCTTCACCGACCTGGACCGCCCCGAGGACGAGGCGTTCGTGCTGCGCAACGTACGGCACGACGCGCGGGACGCCGAGGAGTACTTCACCGCCGACTACCGGGGCGACGAGCCGACCAAGCTGAGCGCCCCGGTGCTGAGCGTCGTCGGTGCCCGCGACCGGGTCACCGAGCACTACCAGGAGCGCCACCGCGAGTGGGAGCACTTCGCGGCCGAGGTCGACCTGGCGGTACTGCCCAAGGCCGGTCACTTCTTCGTCCGCAGCCACGCCGAACCACTGGCCGGGGTGCTGGTGGAGCGGGCACGCGGGTGGCTGGACCGGTCCGCCCGGGAGCCGGCGGCGGCACCGGTCGACGGCGGCGAAGCGGTTGCCGTACCCGGATCGACCGTGGGTGCGGCGGAGCCGGCGGCCGCCGCCGGACCGGTGGTCGGCGGGGCCGACGCGCGCCGGCAGCCGGCACCGAGCCTGTCCCGGTTCGCGCTGGTCGCGTTCGGCCAGTTCATCTCGATGATCGGCAGCGGGCTGAGCACCTTGGTGCTGAGCATCTGGGTTTACCAGCAGACCGGCGCGATCACCGACTTCGCCGTGGTCAGCGCGGTGGGCATGCTGCCGGGAATCCTGGTCGGCCCGATCGCCGGTGCGGTCGCCGACCGGTGGGACCGGCGCCGGGTGATGCTTGCCAGCGACGCGGCGGCGGCGTGCGCGATGGGTGCGCTCGGCCTGCTGGTCTTCGGCGGTGGGCTGGAACTCTGGCAGGTCTATCTGGCGGTGTCGGTCACCTCGGTCGCCGGTGCCTTCCAACGGCCCGCCTACCTGGCGGCGGTGGCCCAACTGGTGCCGAAGCGGTACCTCGGTCATGCCAACGGGGTCAGCCAGCTCGGGGTGAACTTCGGACTGGTGTTCGCGCCGATGCTCGGCGCCGGGCTGATCGGTCTGATCGGGATCGACGGCGTGATCCTGCTGGACGTGGCGACGTTCGGTGTCGGCGTGACCACGCTGCTCCTGGTCCGCTTCCCGGATCTGATGTTCCGGCGGCGGGAGGAGACCTTCCGGACCGAGGTGGCCAACGGGTGGCGGTACATCGCCCGCCGGCCCGGGCTCCGCGCCGCGCTGCGGTTCTTCGTCATCGACCACGCCTTCTACACCCTCGGTTTCGCGGTGATCACCCCGATGCTGCTGATCGAGCAGTCGCCGATCGCGCTCGGCGTGGCGCTCTCCGCCGGTGGCCTCGGCGGACTCTGCGGCAGCCTGCTGATGGGGCTCTGGGGCGGCACCGCCCGGCGGGCCAACGGAATGATCATCTTCATGGGGCTGGCCAGCCTCGCGATGGCGGTCGTCGGCATCGGCGCCAGCCCGGTCTTCGCGGCGGTCGGCATGTTCCTGCTGACCTTCGGCGAATCGGTCACCGAGGGGCACTGGATCGCGCTGATCCAGAGCAAGGTCGGTTTCGAACTCCAGGGCCGGGTCCTCTCGATCTTCATCACGGTGATGATGCTGACCATGCCGCTGGGCTACCTGGTGGTCGGCCCACTGGCCGACCGGTACGTCCAGCCCCTGCTCGAACCCGGTGGCGCTCTGGCCGACACGGTCGGCCGGGTGATCGGCACCGGACCCGGCCGAGGTCTCGCCCTGCTGGTCGTCGTCAGCGGCCTGCTCCAACTCGCCTGGGCGGTACGCGGCTGGTTCAACCGACCACTGCGGCTGATCGAGGACCACCTGCCGGACGCGGTGCCGCCCGCCGAGATCGGTGACCGGGACACCCTCCAGCGCGAGGCGGACGAGCTGCTTCTCGCGGCCAGGACCTGA
- a CDS encoding GNAT family N-acetyltransferase, with translation MTSTPNNILITVVRPDGEVARTILRAYYDDIVGRYHGRPATTAEVDAVLVDEPSDDLTPPYGLFLVATDGVRAVGCAGLRLLPDGLGEVTRVFVAESARRRGVASRLLTELERAARVNGRSRLRLDTRHDLVEARRLYARHGYVEVERFNDSPYAAHWFAKSLG, from the coding sequence GTGACGTCGACCCCGAACAACATCCTGATCACGGTGGTACGCCCCGACGGCGAGGTCGCCCGCACGATCCTGCGCGCGTACTACGACGACATCGTGGGCCGTTACCACGGCCGCCCGGCGACCACCGCCGAGGTCGACGCCGTGCTGGTGGACGAACCCAGCGACGACCTCACCCCGCCGTACGGCCTGTTCCTGGTGGCGACCGACGGGGTGCGGGCCGTCGGCTGCGCCGGCCTGCGCCTGCTGCCGGACGGTCTCGGCGAGGTCACCCGGGTCTTCGTGGCGGAGAGCGCCCGGCGGCGTGGCGTGGCGTCACGGCTGCTCACCGAACTGGAGCGGGCCGCCCGGGTCAACGGCAGGTCCCGGCTGCGCCTCGACACCCGGCATGACCTGGTCGAGGCCCGCCGGCTCTACGCCCGGCACGGGTACGTCGAGGTGGAGCGCTTCAACGACAGCCCGTACGCGGCGCACTGGTTCGCCAAGTCGCTCGGCTGA
- a CDS encoding TetR/AcrR family transcriptional regulator, whose amino-acid sequence MVVFAGQGDARRSMALLWRSPGPSDLRTGPGPRPALSVDQIVDAAIEVADQDGMAGLSMRAVGERFGRTAMALYTYVPSKSELLDLMYDRAHAELPTGYDQTDGWRTSLTAWAGDLWRFYLRHPWLLQVSQARPVLGPHEYVVLETVVRILYRTGLDAKALRRTVGTLFHFVRGTAQTVAEARQAQAATGMSDEEWWYARSALLAEVAPDLAERFPALTRMESDQGFRMDDETVPYLEQEARETFDFGLTVLLDGIEAAATTPHP is encoded by the coding sequence GTGGTGGTCTTTGCCGGTCAGGGCGACGCGCGCCGCTCGATGGCCCTGCTGTGGCGTAGCCCGGGCCCCTCCGACTTGCGGACCGGCCCCGGCCCGAGACCCGCGCTGAGCGTGGACCAGATCGTGGACGCCGCGATCGAGGTGGCCGACCAAGACGGGATGGCCGGGCTCTCCATGCGCGCGGTCGGCGAGCGGTTCGGCCGCACCGCCATGGCGCTCTACACCTACGTGCCGAGCAAGAGCGAACTGCTCGACCTGATGTACGACCGGGCGCACGCCGAGCTACCCACCGGGTACGACCAGACCGACGGCTGGCGGACCTCACTCACCGCCTGGGCCGGCGACCTCTGGAGGTTCTACCTGCGCCACCCCTGGCTGCTTCAGGTGTCACAGGCCCGGCCGGTGCTCGGCCCGCACGAGTACGTCGTCCTGGAGACAGTCGTGCGCATCCTCTACCGGACCGGCCTCGACGCGAAGGCACTGCGACGTACGGTCGGCACCCTGTTCCACTTCGTCCGAGGCACCGCCCAGACCGTCGCCGAGGCCCGGCAGGCGCAGGCCGCCACCGGGATGTCCGACGAGGAGTGGTGGTACGCCCGCTCCGCGCTGCTGGCGGAGGTCGCGCCCGACCTGGCCGAGCGGTTCCCGGCGCTGACCCGGATGGAGAGCGACCAGGGGTTCCGGATGGACGACGAGACCGTGCCCTACCTGGAGCAGGAGGCGAGGGAGACCTTCGACTTCGGTCTCACCGTCCTGCTCGACGGCATCGAGGCCGCCGCGACCACCCCCCACCCGTGA
- a CDS encoding ATP-binding cassette domain-containing protein, with the protein MGSEHVSHLSGNGNGPEGGLLLADDEPRDERPTTEVTPGQRGESGVPHAADSHEVIEVRGARENNLADVSLDIPKRRLTVFTGVSGSGKSSLVFGTIAAESQRLINETYTAFIQSFMPSQGRPDVDALHNLSAAIVVDQERMGANSRSTVGTATDAHTMLRIIFSRLGTPYIGTSTAFSFNSAEGMCPTCEGIGRVSTIDVNALVDTERTLNDGAITAPNFAVGSWYWQTMAQSGLFDPDVKLKDYTPQQWEDFLHKPATKIKQGTFNTTYEGLLVKVQRLYLAKERESMQPHIRAFVDRAFTFTGCPACGGARLNAAALGSTIDGRNIAECSAMHISDLARFVAGIEDASVRPVVSTLRDTLDSLVEIGLGYLSLDRESGTLSGGEAQRVKMVRHLGSSLTDVTYVFDEPTVGLHPHDIARMNDLLIRLRDKGNTVLVVEHKPEVIEIADHVVDLGPGAGSAGGQICYTGDVAGLRRSGTLTGRHLGHRARLRDRVRQPHGQLRITGARLHNLRDVDVDIPLGVLTVVTGVAGSGKSSLIHGSLPRRDGVAVVDQSPIRGSRRSNPATYTGLLDPIRTAFAKANGVKAALFSANSEGACPNCKGIGLVYTDLAMMAGVATVCEQCEGKRFTPEVLTHKLRGKDISEVLAMSVTEARDFFGSGAARAILDRLADTGLGYLGLGQPLTTLSGGERQRLKLAIQMAEKATTYVLDEPTTGLHLADVDTLLALLDRLVDDGNTVIVIEHHQAVMAHADWVIDLGPGAGQDGGRVVFTGTPADLVATGDTLTARHLREYLRSGGVS; encoded by the coding sequence ATGGGCTCCGAGCACGTCAGCCACCTGTCGGGAAACGGCAACGGGCCGGAGGGCGGACTGCTGCTGGCCGACGACGAGCCACGCGACGAGCGACCCACAACCGAGGTCACCCCTGGTCAGCGAGGTGAGAGCGGAGTTCCCCACGCGGCCGACAGCCACGAGGTGATCGAGGTTCGGGGCGCCCGGGAAAACAACCTCGCGGACGTGTCGCTGGACATACCGAAACGTCGGCTCACGGTTTTCACCGGAGTCTCCGGATCAGGAAAGTCCTCCCTTGTCTTCGGCACCATCGCCGCCGAATCGCAGCGGCTGATCAACGAGACGTACACCGCGTTCATCCAGTCGTTCATGCCGAGCCAGGGCCGGCCGGACGTCGACGCGCTGCACAACCTGAGCGCGGCGATCGTGGTCGACCAGGAACGGATGGGCGCCAACTCCCGCTCCACCGTCGGCACCGCGACCGACGCCCACACCATGCTCCGGATCATCTTCAGCCGCCTCGGCACCCCGTACATCGGCACCTCGACCGCGTTCAGCTTCAACAGCGCCGAGGGCATGTGCCCGACGTGCGAGGGGATCGGCCGGGTCTCGACCATCGACGTCAACGCGTTGGTCGACACCGAACGGACCCTCAACGACGGAGCGATCACCGCGCCGAACTTCGCCGTCGGTTCCTGGTACTGGCAGACCATGGCCCAGTCGGGACTCTTCGACCCCGACGTCAAGCTGAAGGACTACACCCCCCAGCAGTGGGAGGACTTCCTCCACAAGCCCGCCACGAAGATCAAGCAGGGCACCTTCAACACCACGTACGAAGGTCTGCTGGTCAAGGTGCAGCGGCTCTACCTCGCCAAGGAACGCGAGTCGATGCAACCGCACATCCGGGCGTTCGTGGACCGGGCCTTCACCTTCACCGGCTGCCCGGCGTGCGGCGGCGCCCGGCTGAACGCGGCCGCCCTGGGTTCGACCATCGACGGCCGCAACATCGCCGAGTGCTCGGCCATGCACATCAGCGACCTGGCCCGGTTCGTGGCCGGCATCGAGGACGCCTCGGTACGGCCGGTGGTCAGCACCCTGCGTGACACCCTGGACTCGCTGGTCGAGATCGGTCTGGGTTACCTCAGCCTGGACCGGGAGTCCGGCACCCTCTCCGGCGGTGAGGCGCAACGGGTGAAGATGGTCCGTCACCTCGGCTCCAGCCTGACCGACGTCACGTACGTCTTCGACGAACCGACCGTCGGCCTGCACCCGCACGACATCGCTCGGATGAACGACCTGCTGATCCGGCTGCGAGACAAGGGCAACACCGTGCTTGTGGTCGAGCACAAGCCGGAGGTGATCGAGATCGCCGATCACGTGGTCGATCTGGGACCGGGAGCGGGATCGGCCGGTGGGCAGATCTGCTACACCGGCGACGTGGCGGGGCTGCGGCGTTCCGGGACGCTCACCGGCCGACACCTGGGACACCGGGCCCGGCTACGGGACCGGGTCCGCCAACCGCACGGCCAGTTGCGCATCACCGGCGCCCGGCTGCACAACCTCAGGGACGTCGACGTCGACATCCCGCTGGGCGTACTGACCGTGGTGACCGGTGTCGCCGGATCGGGCAAGAGTTCGCTGATCCACGGCTCGCTGCCCCGCCGCGACGGGGTGGCGGTGGTGGACCAGTCCCCCATCCGGGGATCACGGCGCAGTAACCCGGCCACCTACACCGGGCTGCTCGACCCGATCCGCACCGCCTTCGCCAAGGCCAACGGAGTGAAGGCGGCCCTGTTCAGCGCGAACTCCGAGGGTGCCTGCCCGAACTGCAAGGGCATCGGCCTGGTCTACACCGACCTGGCGATGATGGCGGGGGTCGCCACGGTCTGCGAACAGTGCGAGGGCAAGCGCTTCACCCCGGAGGTGCTCACCCACAAGCTGCGGGGCAAGGACATCAGCGAGGTGCTGGCGATGTCGGTGACCGAGGCGCGCGACTTCTTCGGCAGCGGGGCGGCGCGGGCGATCCTCGACCGGCTCGCCGACACCGGCCTGGGCTACCTCGGCCTGGGGCAACCGCTCACCACGCTCTCCGGGGGCGAGCGGCAGCGGTTGAAGCTGGCGATCCAGATGGCCGAGAAGGCCACCACGTACGTGCTGGACGAGCCGACCACCGGGCTGCACCTGGCCGACGTGGACACGTTGCTTGCGCTGCTGGACCGGCTAGTCGACGACGGCAACACGGTGATCGTGATCGAGCACCACCAGGCCGTGATGGCGCACGCCGACTGGGTGATCGACCTCGGTCCGGGCGCGGGACAGGACGGTGGCCGGGTGGTCTTCACCGGCACACCCGCCGATCTCGTCGCGACCGGTGACACGCTCACCGCCCGGCACCTGCGCGAGTACCTGCGATCGGGCGGCGTCTCCTGA